Proteins encoded together in one Impatiens glandulifera chromosome 1, dImpGla2.1, whole genome shotgun sequence window:
- the LOC124922273 gene encoding putative ABC transporter C family member 15 codes for MDISLKLLNLGFLLVLLTWVLVDLLRWRRQLVEEVIDKRRRFTIFTIITVVLNVAITLCYIGICIQEFLSHSNISVASIGSGLTWVLASIITFYSKNRNRVPLVLIIWWVFSCISNLSLIFIKFLPKYMSIQIPHYIPVANFADMASSPLLILLCSISLSRTTNSRYNNLETPLLVEEDEIVTGGFSTAGFWSQVTFSWLNPLFENGRNQKIELTHIPSVPESETASMAASLLEESLRKQKTRSSSLSEAIFHGIRRSLAINAAFAGISTISAYVGPLLITSFVNFLSENHESSGYRHGLMIAAVFLFSKTVESLSQRHWYFGAQRIGVSVRAALMALIYKKSLSIKYGGVSNGRVINYVSLDVERIGDFCWNVHGVWLLPFQLTLALIILYVNLGLAPSLAALLATIVIMVSNTPLASKQERLHEKIMEAKDVRIKATSEILKNIRVLKLHAWEQNFLKKLLKLRENERRSLKNYLYTSSAVVTLFWTSPTVISVFTFGVCILLKTPLTTGTVLSTLAIFRIIQEPIYNLPELISMIAQTKVSIDRISDFVKEDSKLKSLTYKTGVSVAVEIETGDYAWEAFESSLKKPTIKIVEKMRILKGQKVAICGSVGSGKTSLVYSMLGEIPKICGSGIKVYGSKAFVPQRAWLQTGTVRENILFGKEMDEAFYMEVLEGCALNRDIEMWRDGDLCLVGERGINLSGGQKQRIQLARAIYSNSDVYFLDDPFSAVDAHTGSHLFKKCLFDLLSQKTIIYVTHQLEFLDAADLVLVMKDGRIEQVGKYRDLIVDTDSELVKQMAAHNKSLDQVNPPPHSSCRVEEIEKSNESQIEVIEEKLKESMKTGRSLEDKMETGRVKWDVYSSFVTCAYKGALVPIMLLCQVMFQILQMLSSYWIAWGADEEKTGTSRKNLIVVFVLLSGGSSVFIFGRAFLLSTIAIETGQRVYSRMIEAVFRAPLMFFDSIPSSQIINRSSTDQNIVDTDIPHRLAGLAFALIQLMSIIVLMSQTSWLVFFMFIIIIGISVWYQSYYISTARELARMIGIRKAPILHHFAETISGSATIRCFNQQERFFEKNLGLVDDYSRVVFHNAAAMDWLCLRINFLFNLVFFLVLVILVNLPRSTIDPSLAGLVATYGLNLNVLQAWVIWNLCNVENKMISVERIMKFTDNIPNEAPLVIESCKPDPEWPANGRIEFENLHFRYGPSLPRILKGINCTFPENKKIGIVGRTGSGKSTLIQALFRVVEPSEGRILIDGVDITKLGLQDLRNRLSIIPQDPTLFHGTMRSNVDPLEEYKDEQIWEVLGKCHLADIVKQDPRLLEMPVAEDGENWSMGQRQLVCLARVLLQKRKILVMDEATASVDTATDNLIQKTIRKETNGCTVLTVAHRIPTVIDNDLVLVLDEGKILEFDWPYVLLKDTRSAFSKLVMEFLRRSSSTTNK; via the exons ATGGATATTTCTCTAAAGCTTCTCAATCTGGGTTTTCTCTTGGTATTATTGACATGGGTTTTGGTTGATTTATTGAGGTGGAGGAGACAATTAGTTGAGGAAGTAATCGATAAGAGAAGAAGATTTACAATTTTCACCATAATAACTGTTGTATTGAATGTGGCTATCACCTTATGTTATATAGGAATCTGTATTCAAGAATTTCTTAGCCATAGCAACATTAGTGTTGCATCTATTGGGTCTGGACTTACGTGGGTTTTGGCTAGTAttatcactttctattcaaaGAATAGAAATAGGGTTCCTTTAGTTCTAATCATCTGGTGGGTCTTCTCTTGCATTAGCAACTTAAGTTTGATTTTCATCAAATTCCTTCCAAAATACATGTCAATCCAGATTCCCCATTATATTCCAGTGGCAAACTTTGCAGATATGGCGTCCTCCCCTCTATTGATTCTTCTTTGTTCAATATCTCTTTCTAGAACAACAAACAGTAGATATAATAATCTTGAAACCCCATTACTcgttgaagaagatgaaatagtAACCGGTGGTTTCTCTACTGCTGGATTTTGGAGCCAAGTTACATTTTCATGGCTCAACCCATTATTTGAGAATGGAAGGAATCAAAAGATAGAACTAACCCATATACCCTCAGTTCCTGAATCTGAAACTGCTTCCATGGCTGCCTCTTTACTCGAGGAATCACTCAGAAAACAGAAAACCAGATCTTCATCATTGTCGGAAGCTATATTTCATGGAATCCGAAGATCACTAGCTATTAATGCGGCATTTGCAG GGATCAGTACGATATCAGCATACGTGGGTCCCCTGTTGATCACAAGCTTCGTCAACTTCCTATCGGAAAACCATGAAAGTTCAGGGTATCGTCATGGATTGATGATAGCAGCTGTCTTCTTGTTTTCCAAGACGGTCGAGTCGCTATCTCAGAGACATTGGTACTTCGGCGCTCAACGAATCGGAGTTAGCGTTCGCGCGGCTCTAATGGCGTTAATTTACAAGAAATCTTTGTCTATTAAGTATGGAGGAGTGAGCAATGGGAGAGTGATAAACTATGTTTCGCTCGACGTTGAGAGGATCGGTGACTTCTGTTGGAACGTTCATGGAGTCTGGTTGCTTCCATTTCAGCTAACTTTAGCATTGATCATACTGTATGTGAATCTTGGTTTAGCACCTTCTCTTGCAGCTTTGTTAGCAACTATAGTTATAATGGTTAGTAATACACCTTTAGCTAGCAAACAAGAGAGACTCCATGAAAAGATCATGGAAGCTAAGGATGTAAGGATAAAAGCAACTTCagagattttaaaaaacatCAGGGTATTGAAATTGCACGCTTGGGAGCAGAATTTCTTGAAGAAACTGCTGAAACTAAGGGAAAACGAGCGTCGTTCATTGAAGAACTATCTTTATACATCCTCTGCCGTCGTGACCCTCTTCTGGACGTCGCCGACTGTTATTTCGGTTTTCACTTTCGGCGTTTGTATCTTATTGAAGACCCCTTTGACAACAGGGACAGTCCTCTCCACTCTAGCGATTTTCAGGATCATTCAAGAACCCATTTACAATTTGCCAGAGTTAATCTCCATGATCGCTCAAACGAAAGTCTCGATCGATAGGATATCGGATTTTGTGAAGGAGGATAGCAAGTTGAAGTCGTTAACGTACAAAACTGGTGTCTCGGTCGCGGTTGAGATTGAAACAGGAGATTACGCTTGGGAAGCGTTCGAGTCTTCTTTGAAGAAGCCGACGATAAAAATAGTTGAGAAAATGAGGATCTTGAAAGGTCAGAAGGTGGCGATCTGCGGTTCGGTTGGATCTGGAAAGACTAGCCTTGTTTATAGTATGCTTGGCGAAATTCCTAAGATTTGTGGGTCGGGGATTAAGGTTTACGGTTCGAAGGCGTTTGTTCCACAGAGAGCTTGGTTACAAACGGGTACAGTCCGAGAGAATATACTCTTTGGGAAGGAGATGGACGAGGCTTTCTACATGGAAGTTTTGGAAGGATGCGCTCTGAATCGCGATATTGAAATGTGGAGGGACGGTGATTTATGCTTGGTTGGGGAACGAGGAATCAATTTGAGTGGCGGGCAAAAGCAAAGGATTCAGTTGGCCAGAGCTATCTATAGTAATTCAGATGTTTACTTTCTTGATGATCCTTTTAGTGCTGTTGATGCTCATACTGGTTCACATCTCTTCAAG AAATGTTTGTTTGATCTCTTGTCTCAGAAGACCATCATTTATGTTACCCATCAATTGGAATTCTTGGATGCAGCAGATTTGGTATTG GTGATGAAAGATGGGAGGATAGAACAGGTGGGGAAATACAGAGATTTGATTGTGGATACTGACAGTGAGCTCGTCAAACAAATGGCTGCACATAATAAGTCATTGGATCAAGTTAATCCTCCACCTCATTCTTCTTGTCGTGTTGAAGAAATTGAGAAATCGAACGAAAGTCAGATTGAAGTTATAGAAGAGAAACTCAAAGAATCTATGAAAACCGGGAGGAGTTTGGAAGACAAGATGGAGACTGGGAGAGTAAAATGGGATGTTTATTCGTCGTTTGTTACTTGTGCTTATAAAGGAGCACTTGTACCGATTATGCTTCTTTGTCAAGTTATGTTTCAGATATTACAAATGTTAAGTAGCTACTGGATAGCTTGGGGAGCCGATGAAGAGAAGACAGGAACAAGCCGCAAGAATTTGATCGTTGTTTTTGTTTTACTATCGGGTGGAAGCTCTGTTTTTATATTTGGGAGAGCTTTTCTGCTTTCGACGATTGCCATTGAAACTGGACAACGGGTTTACAGTCGCATGATAGAAGCTGTTTTTCGTGCACCTTTGATGTTCTTTGATTCCATTCCTTCAAGCCAAATCATCAACAGG TCTTCAACAGATCAGAACATAGTGGATACAGACATTCCTCATAGATTGGCTGGACTTGCATTTGCTTTAATCCAGTTGATGAGCATTATTGTTCTAATGTCACAGACATCATGGCTTGTGTTCTTCatgttcatcattatcattgGAATCTCAGTTTGGTATCAG AGCTACTACATTTCAACTGCTCGAGAATTAGCAAGGATGATCGGTATTCGAAAGGCTCCGATTCTTCACCACTTTGCCGAAACAATCTCGGGTTCTGCTACGATTCGTTGTTTCAACCAGCAAGAACGATTCTTCGAGAAGAACTTGGGATTGGTCGATGATTATTCTCGTGTTGTCTTCCATAATGCTGCTGCAATGGATTGGTTGTGTCTTCGGATCAACTTTCTATTTAATCTTGTGTTCTTCCTTGTTCTTGTGATCTTGGTTAACTTGCCCAGATCAACCATTGACCCAA GTTTGGCAGGACTTGTAGCTACATATGGGTTAAACTTAAATGTTCTTCAGGCTTGGGTTATATGGAATTTATGCAATGTGGAGAACAAAATGATATCTGTAGAGAGGATTATGAAATTCACAGATAATATACCGAATGAAGCTCCACTCGTTATTGAAAGCTGCAAACCAGATCCAGAATGGCCTGCAAATGGGAGAATCGAATTTGAAAATCTCCATTTTCGGTATGGGCCGTCACTTCCGAGAATTCTGAAAGGGATAAACTGCACATTCCCTGAAAATAAGAAGATCGGGATTGTGGGAAGAACTGGAAGTGGGAAGTCTACCTTGATTCAAGCTCTGTTCAGAGTTGTGGAGCCGTCTGAAGGACGTATACTAATTGATGGAGTTGATATTACGAAATTAGGATTGCAGGATTTACGAAACAGATTGAGTATAATCCCACAGGATCCAACTTTATTCCATGGAACAATGAGGAGTAATGTGGATCCGTTGGAGGAATACAAAGATGAACAGATTTGGGAGGTACTTGGTAAATGTCATTTGGCGGATATAGTGAAACAGGATCCTCGGCTTCTTGAGATGCCAGTTGCAGAAGATGGTGAAAACTGGAGTATGGGTCAGCGACAGTTGGTTTGTTTGGCTCGAGTTTTGTTACAGAAGAGGAAGATTTTGGTGATGGATGAAGCAACTGCTTCTGTTGATACAGCAACGGATAATCTTATTCAGAAGACTATTAGGAAAGAGACTAACGGGTGCACTGTCTTGACTGTTGCTCATCGGATTCCGACTGTGATTGATAATGATCTTGTTTTGGTTCTTGATGAAG GTAAAATATTGGAGTTTGATTGGCCTTATGTGTTGCTAAAGGATACTAGGTCTGCCTTCTCAAAGTTGGTAATGGAGTTCTTAAGAAGATCTTCATCAACAACAAACAAGTAA
- the LOC124921528 gene encoding PRA1 family protein F3-like produces MTTYGTIPTSTPARGTSDLYYGNGRIQSGFSGRRSWKEMFAFQSISFPSSFSDVLSRIGSNAAYFRVNYAIEALFVLFLSLLWHPVSLIVFVVMMSAWFFLYFLRDEAISIFGRRIDDRIILFILSVLTLVMLFLTDATVNIVVAVVIAAVLVVVHGCLRRTDDLVGWDEEIGTGGSNAAAWRRVALKETASSSFSS; encoded by the coding sequence ATGACAACCTATGGCACAATTCCGACATCAACGCCGGCAAGAGGAACATCCGATCTCTACTATGGAAACGGACGTATTCAATCTGGATTTAGCGGTCGTAGATCATGGAAAGAGATGTTCGCGTTTCAATCCATTTCATTTCCATCAAGTTTCAGCGACGTTCTATCTCGAATCGGTTCAAACGCAGCTTATTTCCGCGTGAATTACGCGATCGAGGCGTTGTTCGTCCTCTTCCTCAGCCTATTATGGCATCCTGTATCGTTAATTGTATTCGTCGTAATGATGTCTGCCTGGTTCTTCCTTTACTTTCTCCGCGACGAGGCTATTTCGATCTTCGGTCGTAGGATTGACGATCGAATTATCTTGTTTATTCTGTCTGTTTTAACGTTGGTGATGCTGTTCTTGACTGACGCGACGGTGAATATTGTCGTGGCTGTTGTAATTGCGGCGGTGTTAGTGGTGGTCCACGGATGTTTGAGGAGGACCGATGATTTGGTTGGATGGGATGAGGAAATTGGAACTGGGGGTTCGAATGCTGCTGCTTGGCGTAGGGTTGCTTTAAAAGAGACtgcatcttcttcattctcttcttGA